One genomic segment of Tripterygium wilfordii isolate XIE 37 chromosome 9, ASM1340144v1, whole genome shotgun sequence includes these proteins:
- the LOC120006102 gene encoding protein PLASTID TRANSCRIPTIONALLY ACTIVE 14-like isoform X1, translated as MSSCIPLYQLTQCNFNNLQRRWRWSPTPTTNPFSGFSKARVDDDNNRVRPIRASVETAPFPFLQPPNPKVEEDSPSLLEPADPDFYKIGYVRSMRAYGVDFKEGPDGFGVYASKDVEPTRRARVIMEIPLELMLTISKKLPWMFFPDIIPVGHPIFDIINSTDPETDWDLRLACLLLYAFDRDDNFWQLYGDFLPSAEECTSLLLATEEELLELQDLNLASTMRKQQLRALEFWEKNWHDGVPLKIKRLARDPERFIWAVSMAQSRCINMQLRIGALIQDANLLVPYADMLNHSFEPNCFFHWRFKDRMLEVMINAGERIRKGDEMTVNYMNMQKNDIFMQRYGFSSAVNPWDALQFSGDACIHLDSFLSVFSISGLPEEYYHNSNLSRDSDTFVDGAVIAAARTLPTWSDGDLPLIPSMERKAAKQLQDECQQMLAEFPTTFEQDQNLLDSAPDPRRIYEAAIKYRLHRKLFIEKLVQALDIYQERILF; from the exons ATGAGCTCTTGCATTCCCCTGTATCAGCTCACGCAGTGCAACTTCAACAATCTCCAG CGTCGGTGGAGGTGGTCGCCAACTCCCACCACAAACCCATTCAGCGGCTTTAGTAAGGCCAGAGTGGACGATGACAATAACAGAGTCAGACCCATCCGAGCTTCCGTTGAGACGGCCCCATTCCCGTTCTTACAACCTCCTAATCCAAAAGTTGAAGAGGATTCACCCTCTCTG TTGGAACCGGCAGACCCCGATTTCTACAAGATAGGGTATGTACGCAGTATGCGAGCTTATGGGGTTGATTTCAAGGAAGGGCCTGACGGTTTTGGAGTTTATGCTTCCAAAGATGTTGAACCTACTCGCCGTGCCAGG GTGATTATGGAAATCCCATTGGAGTTGATGTTAACCATAAGTAAGAAGCTTCCTTGGATGTTTTTCCCTGATATAATACCAGTGGGTCATCCAATATTTGATATCATTAACTCTACTGATCCAGAG ACAGATTGGGACCTGAGGTTAGCATGCCTTCTATTATATGCATTTGATCGCGATGATAACTTTTGGCAGCTATATGGTGACTTCTTACCTAGTGCAGAAGAGTGCACTAGCTTGCTTCTGGCAACAGAG GAGGAGCTCTTGGAGCTGCAGGACCTAAATCTTGCATCAACCATGAGAAAACAACAATTAAGAGCATTAGAATTTTGGGAGAAGAACTGG CATGATGGTGTCCCCCTGAAAATAAAACGCCTTGCTCGTGATCCTGAGAGATTTATATGGGCCGTGAGTATGGCACAATCACGGTGCATCAACATGCAACTGAGGATTGGTGCTCTCATTCAAGATGCAAATTTATTAGTTCCTTATGCTG ACATGCTAAACCATTCCTTCGAGCCGAATTGTTTTTTTCATTGGCGTTTTAAGGATCGTATGCTTGAGGTGATGATAAATGCTGGAGAACGGATTAGAAAAGGAGATGAG ATGACAGTCAACTACATGAACATGCAGAAGAATGATATTTTCATGCAAAGATACGGATTTTCATCAGCTGTG AATCCTTGGGATGCACTCCAGTTCTCTGGCGACGCATGTATACATTTGGACTCCTTCCTCTCAGTCTTCAGTATATCTGGGCTTCCTGAAGAATATTATCATAACA GTAATTTGTCGAGGGATAGTGATACTTTTGTTGATGGTGCGGTCATAGCAGCAGCAAGAACATTACCCACTTGGTCAGATGGGGATTTGCCTCTAATTCCAAGCATGGAAAGGAAAGCTGCTAAGCAGTTACAGGACGAGTGCCAACAAATGCTTGCAGAATTTCCTACTACTTTTGAGCAAGACCAGAATTTGCTAG ATTCTGCTCCAGACCCTAGGAGAATATATGAAGCTgcaatcaa GTATAGATTGCATCGGAAGTTGTTCATCGAGAAGCTTGTCCAGGCACTGGATATTTATCAAGAGAGGATATTGTTCTAA
- the LOC120006102 gene encoding protein PLASTID TRANSCRIPTIONALLY ACTIVE 14-like isoform X2, with translation MSSCIPLYQLTQCNFNNLQRRWRWSPTPTTNPFSGFSKARVDDDNNRVRPIRASVETAPFPFLQPPNPKVEEDSPSLLEPADPDFYKIGYVRSMRAYGVDFKEGPDGFGVYASKDVEPTRRARVIMEIPLELMLTISKKLPWMFFPDIIPVGHPIFDIINSTDPELYGDFLPSAEECTSLLLATEEELLELQDLNLASTMRKQQLRALEFWEKNWHDGVPLKIKRLARDPERFIWAVSMAQSRCINMQLRIGALIQDANLLVPYADMLNHSFEPNCFFHWRFKDRMLEVMINAGERIRKGDEMTVNYMNMQKNDIFMQRYGFSSAVNPWDALQFSGDACIHLDSFLSVFSISGLPEEYYHNSNLSRDSDTFVDGAVIAAARTLPTWSDGDLPLIPSMERKAAKQLQDECQQMLAEFPTTFEQDQNLLDSAPDPRRIYEAAIKYRLHRKLFIEKLVQALDIYQERILF, from the exons ATGAGCTCTTGCATTCCCCTGTATCAGCTCACGCAGTGCAACTTCAACAATCTCCAG CGTCGGTGGAGGTGGTCGCCAACTCCCACCACAAACCCATTCAGCGGCTTTAGTAAGGCCAGAGTGGACGATGACAATAACAGAGTCAGACCCATCCGAGCTTCCGTTGAGACGGCCCCATTCCCGTTCTTACAACCTCCTAATCCAAAAGTTGAAGAGGATTCACCCTCTCTG TTGGAACCGGCAGACCCCGATTTCTACAAGATAGGGTATGTACGCAGTATGCGAGCTTATGGGGTTGATTTCAAGGAAGGGCCTGACGGTTTTGGAGTTTATGCTTCCAAAGATGTTGAACCTACTCGCCGTGCCAGG GTGATTATGGAAATCCCATTGGAGTTGATGTTAACCATAAGTAAGAAGCTTCCTTGGATGTTTTTCCCTGATATAATACCAGTGGGTCATCCAATATTTGATATCATTAACTCTACTGATCCAGAG CTATATGGTGACTTCTTACCTAGTGCAGAAGAGTGCACTAGCTTGCTTCTGGCAACAGAG GAGGAGCTCTTGGAGCTGCAGGACCTAAATCTTGCATCAACCATGAGAAAACAACAATTAAGAGCATTAGAATTTTGGGAGAAGAACTGG CATGATGGTGTCCCCCTGAAAATAAAACGCCTTGCTCGTGATCCTGAGAGATTTATATGGGCCGTGAGTATGGCACAATCACGGTGCATCAACATGCAACTGAGGATTGGTGCTCTCATTCAAGATGCAAATTTATTAGTTCCTTATGCTG ACATGCTAAACCATTCCTTCGAGCCGAATTGTTTTTTTCATTGGCGTTTTAAGGATCGTATGCTTGAGGTGATGATAAATGCTGGAGAACGGATTAGAAAAGGAGATGAG ATGACAGTCAACTACATGAACATGCAGAAGAATGATATTTTCATGCAAAGATACGGATTTTCATCAGCTGTG AATCCTTGGGATGCACTCCAGTTCTCTGGCGACGCATGTATACATTTGGACTCCTTCCTCTCAGTCTTCAGTATATCTGGGCTTCCTGAAGAATATTATCATAACA GTAATTTGTCGAGGGATAGTGATACTTTTGTTGATGGTGCGGTCATAGCAGCAGCAAGAACATTACCCACTTGGTCAGATGGGGATTTGCCTCTAATTCCAAGCATGGAAAGGAAAGCTGCTAAGCAGTTACAGGACGAGTGCCAACAAATGCTTGCAGAATTTCCTACTACTTTTGAGCAAGACCAGAATTTGCTAG ATTCTGCTCCAGACCCTAGGAGAATATATGAAGCTgcaatcaa GTATAGATTGCATCGGAAGTTGTTCATCGAGAAGCTTGTCCAGGCACTGGATATTTATCAAGAGAGGATATTGTTCTAA
- the LOC120005901 gene encoding peroxidase 7-like produces the protein MVSLTQIIIFNTRIPKFQYLTSKIASMRFSIWVLSLLFISPLISASEYSADTINIPYLKIPLLQDLPSEDFLSFAYYQQICPEAEAIIHNKVKQWFQTDFSIAASLLRLHFHDCAVRGCDASILLNHEGSERRANGSKTLRGFELIDEIKAEIEKSCPRTVSCSDILTAAARDATVLVGGPYWSVPFGRKDGKSSYAKEAEMVPKGREDITTLIEFYQSRGLNVLDLVVLSGAHTIGKATCGSIQWRIYNNNKTYGVTKNSIDDKYLEYLTRKCRWASDYVDLDGTTPRKFDAEYFKNLEKQMGLLWTDQILYSDPRTEPIVTTLANAPTVFEHQFAASMVKLGNIQVLTGQDDGEIRTNCNFVNSNGY, from the exons atGGTTTCACTGACCcagatcatcatcttcaacacaAGAATCCCAAAATTTCAGTACTTGACAAGCAAAATAGCAAGCATGAGATTCTCCATTTGGGTCCTCTCTCTTCTGTTTATTTCTCCCTTGATTTCTGCATCAGAATACTCTGCAGACACTATTAATATTCCCTATTTGAAGATCCCGCTATTGCAAGACTTGCCTTCTGAAGATTTCCTGTCATTTGCATACTATCAACAGATATGTCCAGAAGCTGAGGCAATCATCCACAACAAGGTCAAACAATGGTTCCAAACTGACTTCTCCATTGCTGCCAGTCTCCTGAGGTTGCACTTCCATGACTGTGCTGTAAGG GGTTGTGATGCTTCAATCCTATTAAACCATGAAGGAAGCGAGAGAAGAGCTAATGGAAGCAAGACACTACGAGGGTTCGAGTTGATCGATGAAATCAAAGCAGAGATAGAGAAAAGTTGTCCAAGAACAGTTTCTTGCTCCGACATTCTCACCGCGGCTGCTAGAGATGCAACAGTTCTTGTAGGAGGACCATATTGGTCTGTACCCTTCGGAAGAAAAGATGGAAAATCTTCATATGCCAAGGAAGCTGAAATGGTTCCAAAGGGTCGCGAAGATATCACTACTTTGATTGAATTCTATCAATCTAGAGGCCTAAATGTGCTTGATTTGGTTGTTCTATCAGGTGCACACACAATTGGGAAGGCAACATGTGGTTCAATTCAGTGGAGGATCTACAATAACAATAAAACATATGGAGTGACCAAGAATTCAATTGATGACAAGTACTTGGAATACTTGACAAGGAAGTGCAGATGGGCCTCAGATTATGTTGATCTTGATGGCACAACCCCAAGAAAATTTGATGCAGAGTACTTCAAGAACCTTGAGAAGCAAATGGGATTATTGTGGACGGACCAAATTTTGTATTCTGATCCAAGGACTGAACCTATTGTCACAACATTAGCTAATGCTCCTACAGTTTTCGAGCATCAATTCGCGGCGTCTATGGTGAAGCTTGGTAACATTCAGGTCTTAACAGGGCAAGATGATGGAGAGATTAGAACTAATTGCAATTTTGTGAATTCTAATGGTTATTAA
- the LOC120006531 gene encoding FK506-binding protein 5: MTRMASSQVEYVSSAPFGCVLRDHKRRERCGRESAAAAFEKNLKQLVHNCISVYPDSSNDDNSRQNRNMSISNKIEKTEENPIGSRHARILDRWRQAREMVSNNIETRRTQEAESTGAQNLGASSLVQMWEARLHRSNIIKRPSSGTEEPSRTHETFDSADERLETRTNNDESLTEWESQSDRTAQSEPPTLLQSRSSDAGESERVVRIADIIRRLADRKDNEQHSISACNSPSRWLSSGSDQTEVRGALTQIVCSPKIRGRQAFNDLLIQMERDRQQELCTLGERQVVSRFTQRGRIQSMLRLRFLQRGMAIQDQLRTKTQASPQLSRLKQGSGIVYLRERFNGAVEQGMTARSGTATPKSPDRETINSLENAPTCKRLSKDSQPHDVSASEQQGKASEEYSLSILKRLSEDSRPDDVSASVQPGTAPEEHSVSWRSEISKALHEVAGPSSDVEWQETSVEYGILTSQGRAETTGSLNESNDTEVEEEQEADEPLEFLDSTYDWFSDIARPRSFWEDRRQAWYEEMLSSSSENEEIRRLLERRTVSSFLSSDFRDRMDQLMTCHAQRQMDTMGNQEDEDDNDYSRERMHQLMLAIQRHTQQVDSQEGGEDNDDYNDENEAGVQMQEQEAGREARGQEEAEGLSEEEDEEGEGGIDEVEEQREELEVRGRVGVIEEQPVTEVYNEQIYGERETPTSHLYLEASDYFSQSSQSLQMHFPSPFRSWSDRSHEISDDSDQAASISSQQHPQFLSYNQQNQRCSSSTNHPLLEMELICNLRGHMVQMQREMLELRKSIQSCMEMQMQCQNSMKQEVHSVQGEANNSLDRALKNRRCCICYEMQVDSLLYRCGHMCTCLKCAHELQWSSGKCPVCRAPIDDVVRAFLD, from the exons ATGACGAGAATGGCGTCGTCGCAAGTGGAATACGTTTCGTCTGCCCCTTTCGGTTGCGTTCTCAGAGACCACAAGAGGCGTGAACGATGCGGCAGAGAGAGCGCTGCCGCCGCTTTTGAGAAGAATCTGAAACAACTTGTCCACAATTGTATTTCCGTATATCCTGATTCCTCAAACGACGACAATAGCCGTCAAAATCGAAATATGAGTattagcaacaaaattgaaaaaacagaggAGAATCCAATAGGCTCCAGACATGCTCGGATTCTTGATCGATGGAGGCAAGCACGAGAGATGGTGTCGAACAACATCGAGACAAGACGGACCCAGGAAGCAGAGTCCACCGGAGCACAAAATCTTGGAGCTTCTTCACTCGTTCAAATGTGGGAAGCCAGGCTACATCGATCAAACATCATAAAAAGGCCAAGTTCTGGAACCGAAGAACCCTCAAGAACCCATGAAACATTTGATTCCGCTGATGAAAGGCTGGAGACTCGCACCAACAATGATGAATCTTTAACGGAATGGGAATCACAATCTGACAGAACCGCACAGAGCGAACCGCCTACATTGTTACAGAGCAGGAGTTCTGATGCCGGAGAAAGCGAGAGGGTGGTTAGAATCGCTGATATCATCAGGAGACTCGCGGATAGAAAGGATAATGAACAGCATAGCATTAGTGCCTGCAATTCGCCCTCTCGCTGGCTTTCTTCAGGGTCAGATCAGACGGAGGTGAGAGGGGCTTTGACGCAGATTGTGTGTTCGCCAAAAATCCGAGGAAGGCAAGCATTCAATGATTTGCTTATACAGATGGAGCGCGACAGGCAGCAGGAGCTCTGCACTCTTGGAGAACGCCAGGTCGTGTCAAGATTTACACAACGCGGCCGCATTCAG TCGATGCTTCGGCTTAGGTTCTTGCAACGTGGAATGGCAATTCAAGATCAACTGCGCACCAAAACACAGGCGTCTCCTCAATTGAGCCGATTGAAACAAGGTTCTGGCATCGTGTATCTTAG GGAGAGATTTAATGGGGCTGTGGAGCAAGGCATGACAGCTCGTAGTGGTACAGCTACTCCAAAAAGCCCTGATAGAGAAACGATAAACAGCTTGGAGAATGCTCCGACATGCAAAAGACTAAGTAAAGACAGTCAGCCTCATGATGTTTCTGCCTCTGAGCAGCAGGGCAAAGCATCAGAAGAGTACTCCTTGTCGATACTCAAGAGACTAAGTGAAGACAGTAGACCTGATGATGTTTCTGCCTCTGTGCAGCCAGGCACAGCACCAGAAGAGCACTCCGTGTCCTGGAGGAGTGAAATCAGCAAGGCCCTTCATGAAGTAGCTGGTCCGAGTTCAGATGTCGAGTGGCAAGAGACAAGCGTAGAGTATGGAATTTTAACCTCACAAGGAAGGGCAGAAACAACAGGGTCTCTGAATGAGAGCAATGATACTGAGGTGGAAGAAGAACAAGAGGCTGATGAGCCACTTGAGTTTTTAGACTCAACATATGATTGGTTTAGTGATATTGCTCGCCCACGGAGTTTCTGGGAAGATCGTAGGCAAGCATGGTATGAGGAGATGCTTAGTAGTAGCTCGGAAAATGAAGAAATACGTCGACTCCTTGAAAG ACGAACAGTATCAAGTTTCCTTTCTAGTGACTTCCGAGATAGAATGGATCAATTGATGACTTGTCATGCACAAAGACAAATGGATACAATGGGGAATCAAGAAGATGAAGACGACAATGATTACAGTCGGGAGAGGATGCACCAATTGATGTTAGCCATACAGAGGCATACACAACAAGTTGACAGtcaagaaggaggagaagacAACGATGATTACAATGATGAGAATGAGGCTGGAGTACAAATGCAAGAACAAGAGGCAGGAAGAGAAGCTAGAGgacaagaagaagcagaaggactaagtgaagaagaagacgaagaaggaGAGGGGGGTATAGATGAGGTAGAGGAACAAAGGGAAGAATTAGAGGTTAGAGGAAGGGTTGGAGTGATAGAAGAACAACCAGTAACAGAAGTTTACAATGAGCAAATCTATGGAGAAAGAGAAACTCCAACTAGTCATCTATATCTTGAAGCCAGTGATTACTTCAGTCAGTCCTCACAATCATTGCAAATGCATTTTCCATCTCCATTTAGGTCATGGAGTGACAGATCTCATGAAATTAGTGATGATTCTGATCAAGCTGCCTCAATATCTTCACAACAACATCCTCAATTTCTCTCTTACAATCAGCAGAATCAACGGTGCTCTTCCTCAACAAACCATCCTTTGCTT GAAATGGAACTCATATGCAACTTAAGAGGGCATATGGTGCAAATGCAGCGAGAAATGCTTGAGCTAAGAAAATCAATACAGAGCTGCATGGAAATGCAAATGCAATGTCAGAACTCCATGAAGCAGGAAGTACATTCAG TTCAAGGGGAGGCAAATAATTCACTTGATAGGGCGCTAAAGAATCGCAGATGTTGTATTTGCTACGAAATGCAAGTTGACTCACTTTTGTACAG ATGTGGGCATATGTGCACTTGCCTGAAGTGTGCACATGAATTGCAGTGGAGTAGTGGAAAATGTCCTGTATGTCGAGCTCCTATAGATGACGTTGTGCGAGCATTCTTGGATTGA